A window of the Microplitis mediator isolate UGA2020A chromosome 5, iyMicMedi2.1, whole genome shotgun sequence genome harbors these coding sequences:
- the LOC130668171 gene encoding protein PRRC2C-like isoform X5 has protein sequence MSTLSGIVSKGEKGKSKFQSLDINSLYRVSRGESLEQHQQKSTLPRKHGMQSLGKVPSARRPPANLPSLKSEYSSSDPAVSLVPSGGSGWATTKEQSPNTNTTTTTNATAAPLSDTSTTNSSPQCAPATSVQPSVAAASPPSQQQQPQSLPSQQQQQQQQQNTTQSPHSSEQSGNKSSWSAIMSRPGDAGTPVVSAAVGYAGLVGGGRPGRGALGLSFLAHQSPQFQHEFPSLSGQPSVSVTNSNNGNQQTTTQQSSSSTASNVISVNAQHQSLLPQQPYPHNHSGAPVGQQQSQQNRELNAQYGPGPSLRPQTEGSWIQGGSRTPGAGAGTGGGSTQVGQGPPVGIAGTPGHSEGLGGGRPSLGQSPAMGSVPAGQPNQGAAVSSSGNNAAATPGPNLHHYRGLIPPFMYNRGNFPAAGGFPPQIPSNMTSASGGGGGGGGGGGPRPRFNPADRFTPQSRAPQERERPPVDDEVITRPIIKEEDLTRMDDISHDPGWAAHDDIDYNQKLAFSDDENEPDANSHVNSSSNNSNANTMTMKKDEKVEQSPPKDDKAQSDSSLDDKERLRDNESPRDTKDTRGDLSSAHRPWYQDRVGSGQGGPGPNGPPRDYRGTNGPPIRDNYNQSTQPPMRPAHPLRGVEEEEIWNQRRREHGEIVASAVVRARQRKEEEEKRFQESKQAAAKKLQDLEQKMKKKMAKKDDDVVSIPETKGLINIPPVPIPVPEWERERENRERESRDRERSRTSSEGKDETNKVARDSRDRELVRENRDTRDTRDTRDTRDTRDNRDTRDNRDTRDIRDTRESRDTREPAGDFSSNRSSFIRPQDVTRAERDRDRDQRENRDRDRENRDRDQPAFSRQFQSNLPPRFQKQQAERSGGGYNRVSPSAERTTSQPNVPFSQQYDPARWSSHNSSNSSGVKPSHSMPLPQRRRTDSDITNPLDDDPRPPSRDHGNQRSRDDRFRPAIHHIFDSRKSGYHDDYNRGSGGGYKDDYTRDHDDRQHGGRESWERERERDRNYDDNKDRDSHSRNSRDSRDFKDTRDFRDRDTRDGRDSRDARDNRDSRDSRDTRDSRDIREKDYDSSSYMKQSSQQDSMDDRESQRERSESGEWAGDTRRDERGPSTDDNRREPLLISRDDRIDRNERPQRPDSRDSRASRESKTSSLRDDDFHKSRDSSSWVHDLTDYEEKKRELYRDDHHRERERDRRQVPGPITREKLQAEELKSEKRNLTQLKRGGSSSNSGIGSGSNAGIDSDKKDNKESPTDTKKEPEVWNRKLERTPETMRSAVTVERNDNSPKAWADAVSPTFEKNEEKIITQESAAKDEKDISELKASMEKLIVEKREEAQHNEEIKDDPKDEKRDKNVRNRTNSGSFRGRESSSRGGRTWGGAYNVYTRGWRGSETRGRRGGGSRSMGRPGSAKSGSYGHTDSEVSGDEISGSTESGKEERRSAVSPKPVAQKNDKDERNREVSRRDDKRSNEYPPSRGEKRGGFDGRPSREGFAPSGEPSRRGRGGFRSRGATSGGRMEGYGPPPSKSPFSTERINADEKNPGSQNSPSPAIEVDNNQSSAIESSDDKMIAKQQALTAGITGRRNKSPNVPANQGGQKHDSVHGNVSHPAGLQKNQPKKDDSRSKRPRSGSRRGRDNRERPRGGNPVKSNSADVGNEEWETTSENSEEHIDDHKDSRNAHNKHRGGGAGAGGNQTTGNNNSNSQNNRRHEQIGNNRDQREKSKSNVSSRAPGAEKRNAQNAAFNQRNHSGNMLPPQGGGGGTQTQNGRPRSQGSANSGPMTEKGLKETTINRVDEIKLSDPNLVDQVMKDINKKSQSRDKKSVESEIEANSYSTGGDDGGNSAEDKVDADGFQEVRSKKNLKDSRHGQLKEEPNKPPSRREKDKERERDRSKSKSNGPQPPTPQQIQNIPPLLGQPIPQPANMPKSFDRNPNRNKLAPRFQKQKLAKQQQQHSNSDGSIDSNKVNANSNYVKDSSAGNGGNGNGGNGGSGPAPPPSVNAWDKPFTSQLRSNSPNSNIPADIQLMSGLTGSDHPHDINEQAASAGSSQRNSPSGEKIIKPTKESAVDKNVSDASSPPVQTLIFENTNYSKTTKTGPEMAIKSKFSNHMKPPQRVVDKRDMDDDTNQLQQQHQQQQQALSVAFSSKPANDLIKDKSQDPIQMPLSFNKSEDSADMKLDFTFDADLSQLTDEKSKSIGMPRSMHMTGVQSTISPSTAELNLKIASVKKVWENASMPTVVEHEDGSVVSTANSFPQSFETGDVEDTYSPHPQYNQNNMKNEIATSTNVCKLVPPQVKPQQQSSGSGGAQTGSTVPGPSPIGPGQSPIGHPPASLQGPLSPPPFNSTGQPSHINYQEFPQYPGSQAAQYGSMSAIPSPPAVLFNTGSGQLPAQAGSLYGAFQLDQSRSPFTQYPPYGPSLQSSFNQQNVYLQQPPPPPHAPNAAAPDMYQNNLSQYRIPAAAAPPFGQNQQLSNNPNTVLISSSSNSLMSASVKPSSQSIGAIGTKAPHFQAQSAQPNQLAYIPYDPNQVLGVSGNYMGNSQLVQRPGPNVQQTANSYYSATSADVFPGSQTGFYQPGGTQQTGTHYGLQGFGQHSQSLATGNATPVNLQSFSSQFLSGSGIQLAAAAAAQQYRNPTGGLQGPANAAATFLSKHQQQEQPRQLKSPSGNQQDVLASVFSSTPQIPSPKSRNCKQQSQSQQPQPSPTQHHKYQQYQGVSQSALVLQQNVRGMGMPRAGIQPSQQRYPPPIQRPVVPFPPGPNPNNPSQQQQNCIPSQQNQVNRHRPNIHQQQQRNIKMQQQYYSGQGNKIDPSDKADSHSDKIVDGSAGGQGTGNKSNVAQQDADNKEEVNQQNE, from the exons ATGTCTACTCTGTCGGGGATCGTGTCGAAGGGGGAGAAAGGAAAATCAAAGTTTCAATCGCTAGATATCAATAGTTTGTACCGGGTGAGCAGG GGAGAATCATTGGAACAACACCAACAAAAAAGCACATTACCACGGAAACATGGAATGCAGAGTTTGGGAAAGGTGCCTTCGGCACGGCGCCCACCGGCTAATTTGCCTAGTTTAAAAAGTGAATACAGCAGCAGTGATCCAGCTGTAAGTCTTGTCCCTAGTGGCGGAAGCGGTTGGGCAACAACTAAGGAACAATCACCTAATACTAATACCACAACAACTACCAACGCAACAGCTGCTCCGTTATCTGACACTTCAACT ACTAACTCATCGCCACAATGTGCGCCTGCGACCTCAGTCCAGCCATCAGTGGCAGCAGCTTCACCTCCATCACAGCAACAGCAGCCCCAGTCACTGCCAAgtcagcagcagcagcagcagcagcagcagaacACAACCCAGTCTCCACATTCCTCCGAACAATCAGGGAACAAATCATCATGGAGTGCAATTATGAGCAGACCCGGGGATGCCG GTACACCCGTCGTGTCAGCTGCGGTTGGTTACGCGGGACTCGTGGGGGGCGGGAGACCGGGAAGAGGTGCCCTAGGACTGAGTTTCCTCGCCCATCAGTCCCCGCAGTTCCAACACGAGTTTCCCAGTCTCAGTGGACAGCCCTCGGTCTCAGTAACGAACAGCAACAACGGGAACCAACAGACTACCACTCAACAGTCGTCCTCCTCGACAGCTTCAAATGTCATCTCGGTCAATGCCCAGCATCAATCGTTGCTACCGCAACAGCCGTATCCCCACAACCACTCAG gTGCTCCAGTAGGACAGCAACAGTCACAACAAAACCGCGAGCTGAATGCCCAGTACGGACCTGGACCGAGTCTAAGGCCACAAA cggAGGGGAGCTGGATACAAGGTGGAAGCCGCACACCAGGAGCCGGAGCTGGTACAGGAGGTGGGAGTACTCAGGTGGGCCAGGGCCCCCCTGTAGGTATTGCAGGAACGCCAGGACACTCAGAAGGACTAGGTGGCGGACGTCCGAGCTTGGGACAGTCGCCTGCCATGGGTTCGGTCCCGGCAGGCCAACCGAATCAAGGCGCCGCTGTATCCTCGAGTGGAAACAATGCAGCAGCAACTCCTGGCCCAAATTTACATCACTATCGCGGACTTATTCCCCCATTTATGTACAATCGGGGAAACTTTCCAGCAGCTGGTGGTTTTCCTCCACAAATACCGTCGAATATGACAAGTGCAAGTGGTGGAGGTGGAGGTGGAGGAGGCGGTGGCGGGCCCCGGCCGCGTTTCAATCCGGCCGACCGTTTTACGCCTCAGTCACGAGCCCCGCAGGAGCGTGAACGTCCCCCAGTGGATGATGAAGTTATTACACGTCCTATTATTAAGGAAGAGGATTTAACACGAATGGATGACATTTCACATGATCCTGGTTGGGCTGCCCATGATGATATTGATTATAATCAGAAGCTGGCATTCAGTGACGATGAAAATGAACCAGATGCTAATTCACACGTTAATTCGAGttctaataattcaaatgCTAATACTATGACTATGAAAAAGGATGAAAAGGTGGAACAGTCTCCGCCAAAAGATGATAAAGCTCAGTCTGATAGTTCGCTTGATGACAAAGAAAGACTTAGAGACAATGAATCGCCTAGAGACACTAAAGATACCCGGGGTGATTTGTCATCAGCACATCGTCCGTGGTATCAAGACAGAGTAGGCTCTGGTCAAGGTGGCCCTGGTCCTAATGGACCCCCGCGCGATTACCGTGGCACCAATGGCCCTCCGATAAGAGACAACTACAATCAATCAACCCAACCGCCAATGCGTCCCGCTCACCCTCTCAGAGGAGTCGAGGAAGAAGAAATATGGAATCAACGTAGACGTGAGCACGGCGAAATAGTTGCTTCGGCTGTCGTACGTGCGCGTCAACGCAAAGAAGAAGAGGAAAAACGTTTTCAAGAATCAAAGCAGGCGGCAGCTAAAAAATTACAGgatttagaacaaaaaatgAAGAAGAAAATGGCTAAGAAAGATGACGATGTTGTGTCTATTCCCGAGACGAAAGGTTTGATAAATATTCCACCAGTGCCTATACCCGTGCCTGAGTGGGAGCGCGAGCGAGAGAATCGCGAGCGTGAAAGCCGTGATCGTGAACGTTCACGCACATCTTCCGAGGGTAAGGATGAGACCAATAAAGTAGCACGTGATTCACGTGACCGTGAATTGGTACGTGAGAATCGCGACACTAGAGATACCAGAGACACCAGAGATACTAGAGACACCAGAGATAATAGAGACACCAGAGACAATCGAGACACTAGAGACATTAGAGATACCAGGGAAAGCAGAGACACTAGAGAGCCAGCTGGTGATTTTTCTTCAAACCGTTCCAGTTTCATCAGACCACAGGATGTTACACGCGCTGAGAGAGATCGCGATCGTGATCAGCGTGAAAATCGTGACCGTGATCGCGAGAACCGCGACCGTGATCAGCCAGCATTCTCGCGGCAATTCCAGAGTAATTTGCCACCGCGTTTTCAGAAACAGCAGGCCGAGAGAAGCGGCGGTGGGTACAATCGCGTCTCACCAAGCGCCGAGAGAACAACTTCGCAACCCAACGTGCCCTTTTCTCAGCAATATGATCCAGCAAGATGGTCCTCTCACAACTCATCAAACTCAAGCGGCGTCAAGCCATCTCACTCAATGCCACTGCCACAACGTCGTCGTACTGATTCAGACATAACTAATCCACTTGATGACGATCCACGTCCTCCGTCTCGTGATCACGGGAACCAGCGATCACGCGATGACAGATTCCGACCGGCTATACACCATATATTTGATTCCCGTAAATCTGGCTATCATGATGACTACAATAGAGGCAGCGGAGGAGGCTACAAAGACGATTACACCCGTGATCATGATGACAGACAACATGGAGGCCGTGAATCCTGGGAACGTGAACGCGAACGTGATCGCAACTACGATGATAATAAAGACAGAGATTCACACTCACGTAACTCACGGGACTCGCGTGACTTCAAAGACACTCGAGACTTTCGTGACCGCGATACCAGAGACGGTCGCGACAGTCGTGATGCTCGCGACAATCGTGATTCCCGCGACAGTCGCGATACCCGTGATAGCCGTGACATCAGAGAAAAAGATTACGACAGCAGTTCGTACATGAAACAGTCAAGCCAGCAGGACTCTATGGATGACCGCGAATCACAGCGGGAACGTTCTGAAAGCGGAGAGTGGGCTGGAGATACCCGTCGTGACGAACGCGGTCCTTCCACTGACGACAATCGTCGTGAGCCTTTACTTATATCCCGCGATGATCGTATCGACAGAAATGAAAGACCACAGCGACCGGATTCACGCGACTCACGTGCATCCCGTGAATCAAAAACTTCTTCCTTACGCGATGATGATTTTCATAAATCACGTGATTCGTCTTCTTGGGTTCACGATTTAACTGATTACGAGGAGAAAAAACGTGAACTGTATCGCGATGATCATCATCGTGAACGTGAACGAGACAGGAGACAAGTCCCTGGTCCTATTACCCGCGAGAAACTCCAAGCCGAAGAATTGAAAAGCGAAAAACGGAATCTCACTCAGCTTAAACGAGGCGGAAGTAGCAGCAACAGTGGAATCGGTAGCGGAAGTAATGCCGGAATTGATTCCGACAAAAAGGATAATAAAGAATCACCAACGGATACGAAAAAAGAACCGGAAGTTTGGAATAGAAAATTAGAACGTACTCCTGAGACAATGCGTTCTGCTGTAACTGTCGAAAGAAATGACAACTCACCGAAAGCCTGGGCAGACGCTGTCTCACCGACCTTTGAAaagaatgaagaaaaaataattactcaagaGTCTGCGGCTAAAGACGAAAAAGATATAAGTGAATTGAAAGCCAGTATGGAAAAATTGATCGTTGAAAAACGTGAAGAAGCGCAGCacaatgaagaaataaaagatGATCCGAAAGACGAGAAACGTGACAAGAATGTAAGGAATCGAACCAACAGCGGTAGCTTCCGTGGACGGGAATCATCATCACGTGGTGGCCGTACATGGGGTGGCGCTTACAATGTTTACACACGTGGATGGCGTGGTTCTGAGACACGTGGTCGCCGTGGCGGTGGGTCGCGATCAATGGGACGTCCTGGTTCCGCTAAAAGTGGATCATACGGTCACACGGATTCGGAAGTAAGTGGGGATGAAATTTCTGGCTCAACTGAGTCGGGTAAAGAAGAGCGAAGATCTGCTGTTTCACCCAAACCTGTTGCCCAGAAAAACGACAAAGATGAACGTAACCGCGAAGTGTCAAGACGCGATGACAAACGCAGCAATGAATATCCACCAAGTCGCGGTGAAAAACGCGGCGGATTTGACGGACGACCAAGTCGCGAAGGTTTCGCGCCCTCGGGTGAACCTTCTAGACGTGGTCGTGGTGGGTTTCGATCACGTGGAGCAACTTCCGGTGGGAGGATGGAAGGGTACGGGCCACCACCCAGCAAGAGCCCGTTCTCCACCGAGAGAATCAACGCCGACGAAAAGAATCCCGGGTCACAAAATTCTCCATCACCGGCGATAGAAGTTGACAACAACCAGAGCTCAGCAATTGAGTCATCAGACGATAAGATGATTGCAAAGCAGCAGGCACTCACGGCAGGTATCACTGGCAGACGCAATAAATCACCAAACGTACCAGCAAATCAAGGAGGGCAAAAACATGACTCAGTTCACGGCAATGTGAGTCATCCCGCAGGATTACAGAAGAATCAGCCGAAGAAAGATGACTCAAGATCCAAAAGACCACGCAGTGGAAGCCGACGCGGGCGTGACAACCGCGAACGTCCACGTGGTGGCAATCCAGTGAAGTCTAATTCAGCTGACGTCGGTAACGAAGAGTGGGAGACAACTTCGGAGAACAGCGAGGAGCATATTGATGACCACAAGGATTCGCGAAATGCTCACAATAAACATCGCGGCGGCGGTGCTGGTGCTGGTGGTAATCAGACTACTGGAAATAACAACAGTAACTCTCAGAATAATCGTAGACATGAACAAATAGGTAATAATCGTGAtcaacgtgaaaaatctaaatCTAACGTCAGTTCACGTGCTCCAGGTGCTGAGAAACGAAATGCACAGAACGCTGCTTTTAATCAGCGCAATCATTCCGGTAATATGCTACCACCCCAAGGTGGAGGTGGAGGTACACAGACACAAAATGGCAGACCAAGAAGTCAAGGCTCCGCCAACAGCGGTCCCATGACGGAAAAAGGTCTGAAGGAAACGACAATTAACCGCGTTGATGAAATAAAACTCAGTGATCCGAATCTCGTGGATCAGGTGATGAAAGATATCAATAAAAAGTCTCAGAGTCGTGATAAAAAATCAGTGGAATCGGAAATTGAGGCCAATAGTTACTCGACTGGTGGTGATGACGGCGGGAACAGTGCGGAAGATAAAGTCGACGCAGATGGATTCCAGGAGGTTCGGTCGAAAAAGAATCTAAAGGATTCCCGACACGGACAGTTGAAGGAAGAACCCAATAAGCCGCCGTCGCGTAGAGAAAAAGACAAGGAACGTGAACGCGATCGTTCTAAATCAAAGTCAAACGGTCCGCAGCCTCCTACGCCACAGCAAATTCAAAACATACCGCCACTGTTGGGTCAACCAATTCCACAGCCCGCAAATATGCCCAAGTCATTTGACAGGAATCCGAATCGTAATAAACTTGCGCCCAGATTCCAGAAACAGAAGTTGGCtaaacagcagcagcaacattCAAATTCCGATGGCAGTATCGACTCAAATAAAGTAAACGCTAATTCAAATTACGTTAAAGATTCATCAGCCGGGAACGGTGGCAACGGGAACGGAGGCAACGGCGGAAGTGGTCCAGCGCCACCCCCATCCGTAAATGCCTGGGATAAACCATTTACCAGTCAACTGAGATCGAATTCACCGAACTCTAATATTCCAGCAGacatccaattaatgtccgGGTTAACTGGCTCCGATCATCCGCACGACATCAACGAGCAAGCAGCATCTGCCGGTAGCAGTCAGCGTAATTCCCCAAGTGgtgagaaaataataaagcCTACGAAAGAATCAGCTGTTGATAAAAATGTGTCAGATGCGTCCTCGCCACCCGTTCAAACTCTGATATTTGAAAACACGAATTACTCAAAGACAACAAAGACTGGTCCGGAGATGGcgatcaagtcgaaattttcaAACCACATGAAACCGCCCCAGCGTGTTGTCGACAAACGGGACATGGATGACGATACCAATCAACTGCAGCAGCAgcatcagcagcagcagcaagcGCTGTCGGTTGCCTTCTCCAGTAAGCCTGCTAATGACTTGATAAAAGATAAATCTCAAGATCCAATTCAAATGCCACTGTCATTCAACAAAAGTGAAGACAGCGCTGATATGAAACTCGATTTTACTTTTGACGCTGACTTATCACAATTAACTgatgaaaaaagtaaaagcaTCGGCATGCCGCGGTCAATGCACATGACTGGCGTCCAAAGCACCATTTCGCCGTCAACTGCTGAGCTTAATCTCAAGATTGCATCTGTTAAGAAAGTATGGGAGAATGCGTCGATGCCGACTGTAGTAGAGCACGAGGACGGCAGCGTTGTGTCAACGGCAAATAGTTTTCCTCAGAGCTTCGAGACCGGGGATGTTGAGGACACTTACAGTCCGCATCCGCAGTACAATCAGaataacatgaaaaatgaaatcGCGACCTCAACAAATGTATGCAAG CTGGTTCCCCCGCAGGTGAAGCCGCAGCAGCAATCCTCCGGGAGTGGCGGCGCGCAAACAGGCTCCACTGTACCTGGTCCCAGTCCCATTGGCCCTGGCCAGAGTCCCATCGGGCATCCGCCAGCCAGTCTTCAAGGTCCCCTGAGTCCTCCTCCATTCAATTCTACTGGACAACCCTCTCACATAAATTATCAG GAATTCCCACAGTATCCAGGATCACAGGCAGCACAATACGGCAGTATGTCTGCTATTCCATCGCCACCAGCAGTACTATTTAATACTGGCTCTGGTCAATTACCCGCTCAAGCTGGTAGTCTTTACGGTGCATTCCAGTTGGATCAAAGTCGATCACCTTTTACTCAGTATCCACCATACGGTCCTTCTCTACAGAGTTCATTTAACCAACAGAACGTGTACTTACAACAGCCACCGCCACCACCACACGCTCCCAATGCAGCAGCACCCGATATGTATCAGAATAATTTGTCGCAGTATCGTATTCCCGCGGCAGCTGCACCGCCTTTTGGACAAAATCAACAGCTAAGCAATAATCCAAATACTGTCTTGATAAGTTCATCCTCAAACTCACTCATGTCAGCGAGTGTTAAACCTTCGTCCCAGTCTATCGGTGCTATTGGTACCAAGGCACCACATTTTCAAGCACAATCTGCTCAACCCAATCAG TTGGCGTACATACCGTATGACCCAAACCAAGTGCTAGGTGTCAGTGGAAATTACATGGGAAATTCACAGTTGGTTCAAAGACCTGGTCCTAATGTACAGCAGACAGCTAATAGTTACTACAGTGCAACATCTGCTG ATGTATTTCCCGGGTCGCAAACAGGATTTTACCAACCCGGAGGCACACAACAAACAGGAACACACTACGGTCTCCAGGGGTTTGGTCAGCACAGCCAGAGTTTAGCAACTGGTAATGCAACGCCCGTTAATCTACAGAGTTTTAGTTCGCAATTTCTTTCTGGATCGGGAATACAATTAGCCGCGGCAGCTGCTGCCCAACAGTACCGTAATCCCACTGGTGGATTACAGGGCCCGGCTAACGCTGCGGCAACTTTTCTCAGCAAACATCAGCAACAGGAACAACCCAGACAACTGAAAAGCCCATCGGGAAATCAACAAGATGTGTTGGCTTCAGTTTTTAGCTCAA cacCACAAATACCATCACCTAAATCACGAAATTGTAAACAACAATCGCAATCTCAACAACCACAGCCAAGTCCAACTCAGCATCATAAATATCAACAGTATCAGGGCGTCAGTCAGTCTGCTCTG gttCTTCAACAAAATGTCCGTGGAATGGGTATGCCACGTGCTGGTATCCAACCGTCACAACAACGCTACCCACCGCCAATCCAAAGACCCGTGGTGCCATTTCCACCCGGTCCGAACCCCAACAACCCGAGTCAGCAACAGCAAAACTGCATACCCTCGCAACAAAATCAAGTGAACCGACACAGGCCCAACATTCATCAACAGCAGCAGCGTAATATTAAAATGCAACAGCAATATTATTCGGGACAAG GCAACAAAATAGATCCGAGTGATAAAGCTGATTCACACAGCGATAAAATAGTCGACGGTAGTGCTGGCGGACAAGGGACCGGTAATAAATCAAACGTAGCGCAGCAAGATGCCGATAATAAAGAAGAAGTTAATCAacaaaatgagtaa